From Streptomyces sp. SAI-135:
CCCCGCGGGGTCGGCCCCGAGCAGGTCGGCCATGGCCCGGCGGGCCCCGGTCACGATCCGCTCGGCGTTGCGCTCCCCCAGGGTGATCCGCCCCCGGTTCGACAGGGGCTGCTCCAGGGCGTCGGCGATCGCCCGGACGACCGGCGCCGGGGTCTGGGTGCCGCCGGGGCCGTCGAAGTGGGCGGTGCCGGCGGCGAGGGCCGGGAAGTGGGAGCGGAGGGCGGCGATGTCGTACGTCACGTGGGGCTCCTTGGTCCGGCCGATCGCAATGCCCTCAGCCTGTCACGCCGCCCGCAAGGTCTCCCGGTGGGCCCGGTCCACGGCATCCTGGGTGCGGATCAGGTCCGCGAAGCACGCGACGAACCGCTCCTGCCCCTCCCGCCCCGCACCCGACACCCACCCACCCCGCACCACGTACCGCTCCCAGACCCCGGCCCGCCCCCGAACCTCAGCCCGTCACACCGCCCGCAACGTCTCCCGATGGGCCCGGTTCACGGCCATCAACCCGTCCAGGGCATCCCCGGTGCGGATCACGTCCGCCATACGCGCCACAAACCGCTCGTGCTCCACCCCGCCCCCCGCACCAGCGCCACACCCGACACCCACCCACCCCGCACCACGTACCGCTCCCAGACCCCGGCCCGCCCCCGAACCTCAGCCCGTCACACCGCCCGCAACGTCTCCCGATGGGCCCGGTTCACGGCCATCAACCCGTCCAGGGCATCCCCGGTGCGGATCACGTCCGCCATACGCGCCACAAACCGCTCGTGCTCCACCCCGCCCCCCGCACCAGCGCCACACCCGACACCCACCCACCCCGCACCACGTACCGCTCCCAGACCCCGGCCCGCCCCCGAACCTCAGCCCGTCACACCGCCCGCAACGTCTCCCGATGGGCCCGGTTCACGGCCATCAACCCGTCCAGGGCGTCCCGGGTGCGGATCAGGTCCGCGATGTGCGCCGAGAGACGGTCGCGCTCCTCGGCCATGCGCACCAGCGCGGCGTCGGACGTCTCCTCGCTGGGGGACTCGACGCACGGCAGGAGTTCGGCGATCGTGCGGCTGGACAGTCCGGCCGCGTACATCCGCTGGAGGAAGAGCACGCGCTCGACCGCGGACTCCGCGTAGTGCCGCTGCCCGCTCGCGCTGCGCGTGCTGGTGAGCAGACCCTGCTCCTCGTAGTAGCGCAGGGCCCGGACGCTGACCCCGGCCCGTGCCGACAGCTCCCCGATGCGCATGTGTTCCTCCCTGACGGACTTGACCCTCACGTCGACGTCAGGTTTTAGCGTAACCGCGTGCCCGGGACACGGGTACGACGGATCACGAAGGAGACGTGACGTGACGACGCTTTTCACCGGTTTCCAGCTGGGCGGACTGCGGCTGCCCAACCGGGTGGTCATGGCCCCGATGACCCGGGTGCGGGCCGCCGAGGGCGGGCTGGCGACACCCTCGATGGCGCGCTACTACGCCCAGCGGGCGAGCGCCGGCCTGATCGTCAGCGAGGGGGTGCAGCCGAGCCTGGTCGGGCAGTCCAATCCGGGCACACCGGGGCTGTACACCGACGAGCAGGTGGCCTCGTGGCGCCCGGTGACCGAGGCCGTGCACACCAACGGGGGCCGCATCTTCGCGCAGATCATGCACGGCGGGCGGGTCTCGCACCCCGACACCACCGGTCTGCGCCCCGTCGGCCCCTCGGCCGTACCGGCCACCGGCGGGGTGTTCACCCCCACGGGACCGCAACCCGCCCCGGTGCCGCGGGCGTTGGACACGGCGGAGGTGCCCGGGCATGCCGAGTCGTACGCCGAGGCCGCGCGCCGCGCCGTCGACGCGGGGTTCGACGGGGTGGAACTGCACGGCGCCAACGGCTACCTGATCTCGCAGTTCCTCTCCTCCAACGCCAATCTGCGCACGGACCGTTACGGCGGCTCGGTGGCCGGCCGGATCCGGTTCGCCGTGGAGGCGGCCGCCGCGACCGTGGACGCGGTGGGCGCGGAGCGGACCGGTATCCGCCTCTCGCCGGGCGGCACGTTCTGGGGAGTCGAGGAGACGGACGTGCCCGAGCTGTACACCGCGCTGCTGACCGAGCTGTCCGGGCTCCGGCTTGCCTACGTCCACCTGGAGGCCACCGCCCCGGAGGAGACCCTCCTCGCCCTGCGCCGCGTCTGGCCGGGCGCGCTCGTCATGAACCCGGTGCAGCCGATGGGCGCCAAGCAGACCGGCCGCTCCGAGGCCGACCACTGGCTCGGTCTCGGCGCCGATCTCATCAGCTTCGGCCGCGCCTTCATCGCCAACCCGGATCTGGTCGAGCGACTGCGCACCGATCTGCCGATCGCCCCCGCCGACGAGGCCACCTACTTCCAGGGCGGGGACGGCGGCTACCTCACTTATCCCGCATACCAGTACACGGCATGACGTCCGGGTGGCGGAGACACCACGAATAGGTAACGAAGGTCAACCGGAGGCAATGCCGGGTGGTCTAGTCCGACATGAAGATCTCTTTCCTGCTCCACAACGCCTACGGGATCGGAGGCACCATCACCACCACGTTCAACCTGGCCCAGGCCCTGGCCGAACGGCACGAGGTGGAGATCGTGTCCGTGCTGCGGCACCGGGAGCTGCCCAACTTCGTGCTGGATCACCGGGTTTCGCTGCGGCCACTGGTCGATCTCAGACAGGAGAAGGAGCACCCTTCACACCTGAGACCGGCGCAGGTGTTCCCGCGCTCGGAGTACCGGTACGGCCAGTACAGCGAACTGACCGACCGTCGGATAGCGGAGGCCCTCGCCACCACCGACGCGGACGCGGTGATCGGCACCCGCCCGGGGCTCAACGTCCATCTCGCGGGCCAGGCGCCGCCGCGGGTCGCCCGGATCGGGCAGGAGCACCTCACCCTGGACAACCACTCGCCCCGGCTGCGCACCGCACTGCGCCGGGCCTACCGCGGGCTCGACGTGCTCACCACGGTCACCGAGGCGGACGCGACCGCCTACCGGCGCCGGATGCGGCTGCCCGGCGTCCGGGTGGAAGCACTGCCCAACAGCGTGCCGGATCCCGCGCTGCCGGCCGCGGACGGCTCGGCCAAGGTGGTCGTCGCGGCCGGGCGGCTGGTCCGGGTGAAGCGGTTCGACCTGCTCGTCGAGGCCTTCGCGGCGGTCGCCGCCCGGCATCCGGACTGGCAGCTGCGCATCTACGGCAAGGGTGAGGAAGAGGACCGGCTGCGGCGGCTCATCACCGACCGTGGCCTGTGGAACAACGTCTTCCTCATGGGGGCCGCGGCCCCGATGGAGGCGGAGTGGGTCAAGGGCTCGATCGGGGTGGCCGCCTCCGACTTCGAACCCTTCGGCATGACCATCGTCGAGGCGATGCGCTGCGGGCTGCCCGTGGTGAGCACCGACTGTCCCCACGGGCCCGCCGAGATCATCGCGGACGGCGTCGACGGCCGGCTGGTGCCGGTCGGGGACCGGGACGCGATGGCGGCGGCCCTGCTGGAGCTGGTCGGGGACGACGAGCTGCGCCGCCGTATGAGCCGGGCGGCTGTCGAGAACGCGCGCCGGTTCGCTCCCGGTCCCGTCGTCGAACAGGCCGAACGCCTCATCGAGGAGGCCGTGTCGGCGCGGCGGGCGGGCCGGCGGGTCGTGCGGCAGCGTCAGGGCGGAACGCTGACCGCGCGGGGTTCCGCCGCCAGGGACACCGCGCTGGTCGCGGCGAGCGGC
This genomic window contains:
- a CDS encoding MerR family transcriptional regulator, with the protein product MRIGELSARAGVSVRALRYYEEQGLLTSTRSASGQRHYAESAVERVLFLQRMYAAGLSSRTIAELLPCVESPSEETSDAALVRMAEERDRLSAHIADLIRTRDALDGLMAVNRAHRETLRAV
- a CDS encoding alkene reductase; translated protein: MTTLFTGFQLGGLRLPNRVVMAPMTRVRAAEGGLATPSMARYYAQRASAGLIVSEGVQPSLVGQSNPGTPGLYTDEQVASWRPVTEAVHTNGGRIFAQIMHGGRVSHPDTTGLRPVGPSAVPATGGVFTPTGPQPAPVPRALDTAEVPGHAESYAEAARRAVDAGFDGVELHGANGYLISQFLSSNANLRTDRYGGSVAGRIRFAVEAAAATVDAVGAERTGIRLSPGGTFWGVEETDVPELYTALLTELSGLRLAYVHLEATAPEETLLALRRVWPGALVMNPVQPMGAKQTGRSEADHWLGLGADLISFGRAFIANPDLVERLRTDLPIAPADEATYFQGGDGGYLTYPAYQYTA
- a CDS encoding glycosyltransferase family 4 protein: MKISFLLHNAYGIGGTITTTFNLAQALAERHEVEIVSVLRHRELPNFVLDHRVSLRPLVDLRQEKEHPSHLRPAQVFPRSEYRYGQYSELTDRRIAEALATTDADAVIGTRPGLNVHLAGQAPPRVARIGQEHLTLDNHSPRLRTALRRAYRGLDVLTTVTEADATAYRRRMRLPGVRVEALPNSVPDPALPAADGSAKVVVAAGRLVRVKRFDLLVEAFAAVAARHPDWQLRIYGKGEEEDRLRRLITDRGLWNNVFLMGAAAPMEAEWVKGSIGVAASDFEPFGMTIVEAMRCGLPVVSTDCPHGPAEIIADGVDGRLVPVGDRDAMAAALLELVGDDELRRRMSRAAVENARRFAPGPVVEQAERLIEEAVSARRAGRRVVRQRQGGTLTARGSAARDTALVAASGALRLVRKGRS